Proteins co-encoded in one Papaver somniferum cultivar HN1 chromosome 5, ASM357369v1, whole genome shotgun sequence genomic window:
- the LOC113283795 gene encoding amino acid transporter AVT6C-like, with protein sequence MEDTGISSPLLPEHRKQNGCSSNTTSSSTNGSASISGAVFNVSTSIVGAGIMSIPATLKVLGVIPAIGLILIIAILADISADFLLRFTNSEKSTYAGVMGDSFGRVGSIMLQICVMITNLGCLIIYLIIIGDVLSGTGEGSAMHFGVLREWFGVHWWNSRAFVILFTLVFVLLPLVLFKRVESLRFTSAISIALAVVFVVISTVMAISALWQGKTNSPKLVPELVNKASFFELFTAVPVIVGAFTFHFNVHPIGAELGKPSDMVTAVRISLVFCSAIYIFVGFFGYLLFGESIMPDILVNFDQNFGSAVGSILNDVVRLSFALHLMLVFPLLNFSLRINLDGLLFPKCRPLASHRIRFILLTCLLLVLVYIIAIAIPNIWYFFQFMGSTTGLCIAFIFPGAIVLRDVHGISTTKDKTLAVLMIGLAVITSSIAIFSNITSLVAR encoded by the exons ATGGAGGATACCGGAATTTCATCTCCATTACTCCCGGAGCACAGAAAACAAAATGGTTGTTCTTCCAATACTACTAGTAGCAGTACTAATGGCAGCGCGTCGATCTCTGGTGCGGTGTTCAACGTATCGACGAGTATAGTAGGTGCTGGAATTATGTCAATTCCAGCTACACTCAAAGTTCTGGGTGTAATTCCAGCGATTGGTCTTATCTTGATCATTGCTATATTAGCTGATATCTCTGCTGATTTCCTCCTGAGGTTTACAAATTCAGAGAAATCGACTTACGCCGGAGTAATGGGAGATTCATTTGGGAGGGTGGGGTCAATTATGTTGCAGATCTGTGTCATGATTACAAATCTCGGATGCCTTATCATCTATCTCATTATTATAG GGGATGTTCTATCGGGAACTGGAGAGGGGAGTGCAATGCATTTTGGGGTGCTGAGAGAATGGTTTGGAGTACATTGGTGGAACTCAAGAGCTTTTGTGATTCTCTTCACTCTCGTATTCGTTTTGCTTCCTCTCGTGTTGTTCAAACGCGTAG AGTCATTGAGATTCACTTCTGCAATATCAATTGCTCTTGCGGTGGTGTTTGTTGTTATAAGCACTGTCATGGCTATCTCCGCACTATGGCAAGGCAAAACAAATAGTCCCAAATTGGTTCCTGAACTGGTGAACAAAGCTTCATTTTTCGAGCTTTTCACGGCCGTTCCTGTCATTGTGGGAGCCTTCACCTTCCATTTCAATG TTCATCCAATTGGAGCCGAACTTGGTAAACCTTCTGATATGGTCACGGCTGTTCGCATATCACTAGTTTTTTGTTCTGCAATATACATTTTTGTTGGATTCTTTGGGTACTTGCTCTTTGGAGAATCCATTATGCCCGATATACTAGTCAATTTCGATCAAAATTTTGGTTCAGCGGTCGGATCAATCCTCAACGATGTGGTTCGCTTGAGTTTTGCACTTCATCTCATGCTAGTATTTCCTCTATTGAATTTCTCTCTGAGGATCAATCTTGATGGACTTCTCTTCCCAAAGTGTCGACCCTTGGCTTCTCACAGAATTCGATTCATACTGTTAACTTGTTTACTTTTGGTGTTGGTGTACATAATAGCAATAGCCATCCCAAATATTTGGTACTTCTTTCAGTTCATGGGTTCAACAACTGGTCTATGTATCGCTTTTATCTTCCCAGGTGCAATCGTTCTAAG AGATGTTCATGGAATATCCACAACGAAGGATAAGACATTGGCTGTACTAATGATAGGTTTAGCTGTAATAACAAGCTCCATTGCCATTTTTTCGAACATTACAAGTCTAGTCGCGCGTTAA